One window from the genome of Syntrophorhabdaceae bacterium encodes:
- a CDS encoding histidine kinase dimerization/phospho-acceptor domain-containing protein — protein MKDRPRKDQELLEEISDLKQRIKELEQEVMLIRSENIAFLGQLSARIAHELKNPLSIILQGIAYVRASVEDGVLIDACDKIKKGAIRADTAIQNLLSFLKHQRG, from the coding sequence TTGAAAGATCGGCCCCGAAAAGATCAGGAACTGCTCGAAGAAATATCTGACCTGAAACAGAGGATCAAGGAACTGGAACAAGAGGTAATGCTCATCCGGTCAGAAAATATTGCGTTTCTCGGGCAACTTTCCGCGAGGATCGCCCATGAGCTGAAAAACCCCCTCAGCATCATTCTTCAGGGAATCGCATATGTCCGGGCATCAGTTGAAGACGGCGTACTCATCGATGCCTGCGACAAGATCAAGAAAGGGGCTATCCGGGCAGATACGGCAATCCAGAACCTCCTCAGTTTTTTGAAACACCAGAGGGGTTGA